Genomic segment of Pseudothermotoga sp.:
GATCAAAAGGTACCTCTCGGTTTGAAATAGTGATAAACTACTAAATGATGTGAACAATCATGGTAAACATCCTGGTCGTGGACGATGAGCGGCACGTTAGAAATCTCATCAAGAAGATCCTTGAAGAGAATGGCTACGATGTAGTCACAGTAGCCACAGGTGAGGAAGCTCTCGTAGAGCTTCGAAAGGCGAGATTCGATCTTTTGATACTCGATCTGAAGCTACCTGGTATCTCTGGGACAGAACTTTTGAGAAGAATGAAGCAAGAAGGTATAGACATTCCGATCCTCGTTGTGACGGCTATAACGAATGCAAATCCAATTGTAGAAGCAATGAAGTACGGTGCGATGGACTATTTATCTAAACCATTTCCCGCACAAGATCTTCTCAAAAAGGTGGAAGAACTCCTCAACAAGGATCAGATCAGCTTTGAAAAGCTGACACGTTTGGTGGAAGAAAAGTTAGAGCAGAACAAACCGATCATCGCTGAAAAGCTCGCACGACAATTGTTTGCAATTCGGCCTGACGCAGAAGCACACTATATCTATGCCATGGTGATGGAAAAACTTGGCAATCGAGAATTAGCGCACAAGTACTTGAAAGCTTGTCTTTCAATCGATCCAGAACACAAAAAAGCCCTCAAGGAGATCATCAAATATGAAGAAAGCTGAGCCATTGTATGTGGTTATAGTTGGTTGTGGACGTATAGGTTCTATAGTTGCAACGCGTCTTTCAGTTTCGGGGAACAACGTAGTAGTGATCGATTCCGATGAAGTTGCGCTCGATAGCTTACCCGATGAATTCACAGGTTTCAAAATCGCAGGCGATGCCACCGAAGTGTCGCATCTGCGTGATGCGAAGCTTGATAGAGCTGACATCTTGCTCGCTCTCACCGGCGATGACAACACCAATTTCATGGTTTCCACAGTTGCAAAAAGATTCTTCGGTGTCGAGAAAGTCATCGCTCGAGTGAACGATCCGAGCAATGAGGAGATTTTCAAAGAATTTGATATTGAAATCATATCACCCACGAAGCTCGCGGCACTGAAAATTTTGGCGGAGTTGGGAGTGGACGTGACTTGAAGCTGGTAATAATAGGCGGGCACCGAATCGCTTATTATCTTGCACGAATGATGATCTCGAAAGGATATCACGTTTACATTGTGAACAAAGACCCACGAACTTGTGAGAATCTCGCAAAAAGTCTGTCGGCAGTCGTCGTCATGGGTGATGCGAGTAAAAAAAACGTACTCGATCAACTCGGTTTGACCGAAGAAGACCTCGTAGTGATTCTCACCGACACAGACAGGGACAATCTCATCATATCTCAAATGGTCAAGCACTATTATGGAGTGGAACGTATAGTGACTTTAGTGAACGATCCAGAGGACATCGAAATATTCCGTAGACTTGGCGTAAAAGCAGCGGTGAGCCCAACGAACTTCTTAATTCAAACCATTCAAGGACTTTTGTTGGTGGATGAAATGGAGGAATTTTCACTGGTCGAGGAAGGTAGGTTGGTGTTTTTGAGACTAGAGATACCCGAGAGTTCTCCTTCCGCCGGGAAAAAATTGAAAGATCTACAGCTTCCAAATAACTGCGTGATTGGTGCGATCCTCAGGAACGATTTGATCGTGATCCCCCGTGGTGAAACGGAGATCTTACCCCGAGACAGAGTTATGGTCCTTTGTGAGCCTGCGATACAATCCCAAGTGATAAGCAAGCTCGTCGGGGATTGATATGAACGCCACATTTCGTGAATACCGTATTGTATTTAGAACTTTGAGCCGTCTTTTCATGTTTTTTTCACTGATTTTAGTTATCCCGCTAGTATGGTATTTCTCTGATCCAAGATCGCCCTCGTTACTGATCTCTTTCTTATTACCTTGTTCCATCTCTTTGATATTCGGTTTAATCATGAAAAGACTTTCACAAGGAGTTGTGAGTGAAGTCATCACGATGAAAGAAGGAACTGTAATAGTGTTGATTTCGTGGTTAGTCGTGATATTCATTTCTGCTCTACCTTATCGAATCTGTGGCTTGCTCAATTTCTCCCAGGCGATTTTCGAATCGACGAGCGGCTGGACAACCACAGGTTTGACGATGTTCACGGATGTAGAACGACTCCCAAAATCTATTCTTTTTTGGAGAAGTTTGACCCAATATTTAGGAGGAGCTGGCTTCGCCGTGATAGTCATGAGCACTCTCATAGGTCCTACAGGGCTTGGTTTCTACCAGGCCGAAGGTCACGTGGATAATATCATGCCAAACATAAGATATTCTGCAAGATTGATTATGACGTACTATTTGTTGTATGCGGTTCTAGGCACCGTTGCCCTCATGTTCAGCGGATTGAATTTTTTTGACGCTTTAAATCATTCGATGACGGCTCTCGCAACTGGTGGTTTTTCAACCAAGAGTATGAGTGTTGCAGCTTTCAACAATTTCGTAGCGGAATTGATATTGATCCTTCTGATGTTCATCGGGGCTACGGGCTTCGGAATTCACCATACCTTTTGGAGTAAGGATTGGTACGCTTTGAAGAAGAATTCAGAACCAAGACAAATGATTACTTTGATTTTACTTGGTGGTTTTTGCATATCACTCGCAGGTGTTGGCAAGTTTTTCCCAAATTGGTCCGAGGCACTGCGCCATGGATTTTTCCAAGTCGTTTCAGCGCTCACTGGTACAGGTTTTTCCACAGTGGATCTGAAAGCTTGGCTTTTCTTTCCCACAGGTTTGTTCGTGTTAATAATTCTCATGTTGATGGGAGGATGTATGGACTCAACTTCTGGTGGTATAAAACAGTACAGAATAACAGTTTTACTGAAAACGTTGCGATTCTCCATCAAGAAGTTTCTGTTACCCAAGAATTCAGTCGTGTATGTGGAAATCTGGAAAGGTTCTGTGAAAAGATATTTAGACCTTCAACTTGTAAAAGAAGCTTTCATGATCGGCTCAGCTTACATTTTGTCGTACATCGTTGGAACGTTCGTTTTAACACTCATCGGTTATGACTTAGGACAGGCTATGTTCGAATTTGCTTCTGCTCTAGCAGGTGTTGGACTTTCCTGTGGAGTTACATCACCAAACATGCCGTTGGGAGCAATGTGGACATTGACTTTAGGCATGTTCATGGGTAGACTCGAGTTCTTCGTAGTTATATATGCTTTTGCAAAGATCTTTTCAGATTTACTTGGACCTCTTCGTAAAAAAACTTGAATTGGTTGCATCTCCAAGGTACATAGGCCAGCCTGAGACAGGCAAACTGTTGAGTTTATAAACCAACAATTTGTCACCGATGATTACAGTTAGCAAACCTTGGGGGGACAATTTCAATTTGCCTGAGATCGGATTCGGTAAATCTTCCTGTTGTATGATGGAACCATCGCTAGTTGAGATCAAGTAGAGTTTCTCACCTGCTGCGAGCAAACCAGCTTCAGTCAACAGGATTGACTTTGCAAAAAGGCTTTCTTTCAACCATATAGTTTTTCCTGAGAAATTCAACGCATGTATTCTTCCAAGGTTATCACAGATATAAAGGGTTTTCAAATCACAAACGGCTTGAATCAGTTCTGCTCCGTCAAAGGATTGAGACCATTTTATCTTTCCATTCTTGATATCGATAGACCATATTGTATCTTGGGTGATCACGAAAGCTGTATCAGCAGCGAGGATTATCTCGCCGGATTTTGCGGCTTTTGTTACGAGTGACCAAACTTCTTTACCAGAAAAATCCACTAAGCGTAGGATTCCAAGCCAATCTAGTAAGACCACACCGTACTCTTCATGGACGGCAGGGGGACAAATGAACCAAGCGGCGAGTCTGACTTTCCTTGGAGGTTCAGTTCCATTCAGATCGATGAAATAGAGCGTTCCTCCATCGTCCACAGCGACAAAACCGTTCGACGTTCTGGCTACAGGCAGTGAAATGTTTGATTCAACAGAAATTTTACTTGTTGTTTTGTCTGAGATAATGTATATGTTCTTGTCCCAGCCGCCGAGCACGATCGAACCATCTTCTAACAAAACCGGATCAGCGGTTAGTATGAAGGCTATTTTGTTCGATTGAACTTTTAAGCTTTTTGGATCTATTCTGAGGAGATTACCATCGAGACTGTTGGCACAAAAAACGTTTCCCAACGCCAAGCTGTTGTTCACCCTTTGAGAAAGTTTAATCTCTGCAAGAAAAGTCAAAGCTTTCTGAACTTCCTCTGTCTTTTTCTCCTCCTGAACTTTGGGTGTGGTACTCATGGTAGATTGGGTCGGTAAGCTGGCTGTTTGAAATAAATTCAAATTGATCATGTTTGCCAGTTTGACACCAGCTCCAAAGGTTTGAAAGAGTTTCAACGAATTCAGAAGAACACCAACGATGGTAACGTTCCCCTTGTCTGTAACTACATAGAGGTAATCTCTATGGGAAACGATTGAAACGGCCGAAATATTCAAACGATCTTTCACTGAAAAATCAGCCATTGAGAGCAGTAAAATCGATCTGTCTTTCATCAACACAACAAAACCGTTTCTGAAAGGAATCATTTGCTGAAAATCCATTGTGAATTTGTATTTCGCCTCGAACACTGGCACAGTTCCAATCAGATTCATTACGTAGAATTCTTTCCTCGTGGAGAACATGAGTTTATTTTCCACAACCTGCATGGCAACGATGGGATCCGGTGCCGAAACCTCCCAGACCCGTTTCATTCTCTTATCGAAGGCAATCACTTTTCCATCGCACAGTGCAACCAATGAATCACCGTAGATATCGATCTTAGTTATCTTCTCGTTGATAGCATAGGCGGCTTTTAACTTCAGATTTTTGTCGAAAACTGTCACAGAATAATCGTGGAGAACGTATATATCTTCAGCAACCATAACAGCATCGATGATCCTACGATCTGGTTCGACTGAATTGATCAAATTGAGGTTACTATCGAACACATCAATTTTCAAAGGGCTCAGCACGTACAACGAATCACCTTGCGAGAACGATTTAATGGCGTTCGGTACATTAACTGTACCCAATCTAACTGGTAGCAACGGGATCGAAATATCATAAAGTTCAACTCCTCCTTCTTTCACGAGCGTAAGGATTGTTCCTAAAGATATTTGTGAGAAGATTAAAATCACTATCAATACTGGCAAACGTTGCATATGCAGCACCTCAGACTTTATGATACCAATTTTCCGAGTTTTTTCTTGAACCTCCAAGTGATCAAAGCGTTCATCGCATAGAAAAAACAGCTGAGTAATAACAGTTTCCCATAATCATTCGGACTCCTCACCAGAAGACCGTACAGATATGCAGCCAATGCCCTCGAAGAATTGCTGAGAAGAACGCCGAACCCATTCGCTGGCATCACCATTTCCTCAGGTAAATTGTTGAATATTAGGACAGTGAATGAAGGATTCACCATGTTCATCAACATGAATCTTAAAACATACAAGCTTGAAAAAATCACCAAATTTCTAACGAAAGAAAGCACAAGCATCAAGGGAACGA
This window contains:
- a CDS encoding response regulator, whose amino-acid sequence is MVNILVVDDERHVRNLIKKILEENGYDVVTVATGEEALVELRKARFDLLILDLKLPGISGTELLRRMKQEGIDIPILVVTAITNANPIVEAMKYGAMDYLSKPFPAQDLLKKVEELLNKDQISFEKLTRLVEEKLEQNKPIIAEKLARQLFAIRPDAEAHYIYAMVMEKLGNRELAHKYLKACLSIDPEHKKALKEIIKYEES
- a CDS encoding TrkA family potassium uptake protein; this encodes MKKAEPLYVVIVGCGRIGSIVATRLSVSGNNVVVIDSDEVALDSLPDEFTGFKIAGDATEVSHLRDAKLDRADILLALTGDDNTNFMVSTVAKRFFGVEKVIARVNDPSNEEIFKEFDIEIISPTKLAALKILAELGVDVT
- a CDS encoding NAD-binding protein, encoding MKLVIIGGHRIAYYLARMMISKGYHVYIVNKDPRTCENLAKSLSAVVVMGDASKKNVLDQLGLTEEDLVVILTDTDRDNLIISQMVKHYYGVERIVTLVNDPEDIEIFRRLGVKAAVSPTNFLIQTIQGLLLVDEMEEFSLVEEGRLVFLRLEIPESSPSAGKKLKDLQLPNNCVIGAILRNDLIVIPRGETEILPRDRVMVLCEPAIQSQVISKLVGD
- a CDS encoding TrkH family potassium uptake protein, with the translated sequence MKRLSQGVVSEVITMKEGTVIVLISWLVVIFISALPYRICGLLNFSQAIFESTSGWTTTGLTMFTDVERLPKSILFWRSLTQYLGGAGFAVIVMSTLIGPTGLGFYQAEGHVDNIMPNIRYSARLIMTYYLLYAVLGTVALMFSGLNFFDALNHSMTALATGGFSTKSMSVAAFNNFVAELILILLMFIGATGFGIHHTFWSKDWYALKKNSEPRQMITLILLGGFCISLAGVGKFFPNWSEALRHGFFQVVSALTGTGFSTVDLKAWLFFPTGLFVLIILMLMGGCMDSTSGGIKQYRITVLLKTLRFSIKKFLLPKNSVVYVEIWKGSVKRYLDLQLVKEAFMIGSAYILSYIVGTFVLTLIGYDLGQAMFEFASALAGVGLSCGVTSPNMPLGAMWTLTLGMFMGRLEFFVVIYAFAKIFSDLLGPLRKKT
- a CDS encoding PQQ-like beta-propeller repeat protein codes for the protein MQRLPVLIVILIFSQISLGTILTLVKEGGVELYDISIPLLPVRLGTVNVPNAIKSFSQGDSLYVLSPLKIDVFDSNLNLINSVEPDRRIIDAVMVAEDIYVLHDYSVTVFDKNLKLKAAYAINEKITKIDIYGDSLVALCDGKVIAFDKRMKRVWEVSAPDPIVAMQVVENKLMFSTRKEFYVMNLIGTVPVFEAKYKFTMDFQQMIPFRNGFVVLMKDRSILLLSMADFSVKDRLNISAVSIVSHRDYLYVVTDKGNVTIVGVLLNSLKLFQTFGAGVKLANMINLNLFQTASLPTQSTMSTTPKVQEEKKTEEVQKALTFLAEIKLSQRVNNSLALGNVFCANSLDGNLLRIDPKSLKVQSNKIAFILTADPVLLEDGSIVLGGWDKNIYIISDKTTSKISVESNISLPVARTSNGFVAVDDGGTLYFIDLNGTEPPRKVRLAAWFICPPAVHEEYGVVLLDWLGILRLVDFSGKEVWSLVTKAAKSGEIILAADTAFVITQDTIWSIDIKNGKIKWSQSFDGAELIQAVCDLKTLYICDNLGRIHALNFSGKTIWLKESLFAKSILLTEAGLLAAGEKLYLISTSDGSIIQQEDLPNPISGKLKLSPQGLLTVIIGDKLLVYKLNSLPVSGWPMYLGDATNSSFFTKRSK